A genomic window from Populus alba chromosome 19, ASM523922v2, whole genome shotgun sequence includes:
- the LOC140955069 gene encoding uncharacterized protein has product MSLEKHTMTASLLNKPFFSFFLHILFLLLHIFSFSSFFALATHTPSTISPFGNNNTEAEALLKWKASLDNQSQSLLSSWVGISPCINWIGITCDNSGSVTNLTLESFGLRGTLYDLNFSSFPNLFWLDLGDNSLSGTIPHEIGKLRNLSFLALSINKLSGPIPSSIGNLTSLSKLYLWINKLSGSIPFSIGNMTMLTVLALYQNNLTGSIPSSIGNLTSLSELYLWSNKLSGSIPQEIGLLESLNKLDLSNNTLTSRIPYSIGKLRNLSSLYLLKNQLSGSIPFSIRNMTMLIVLDLSQNNLTGIIPSFIGNLTMLTALNLYHNNLSGCVPSEIGQLKSLEILQLLDNKFHGPLPSEMNNLTHLNFLTLGINEFTGHLPLDLCHGGVLEHFIAAYNYFSGSISKSLKNCTRLYRVRLDWNQLTGNISEVFGVYPHLDYIDLSYNNFYGELSSKWGDCRNMTSLKISNNNVSGEIPPELGKATQLHLIDLSSNHLKGAIPKDLGGLKLLYELLLNNNHLSGVIPLDIKMLSNLQILNLASNNLSGLIPKQLGECSNLLLLNLSGNKFRESIPSGIGFLLSLRDLDLSCNFLTREIPRQLGQLQMLETLNVSHNMLCGRIPSTLMLFIEAQGRSGGLLAMWDEELFRVDSIEYAGSWISLFGSFVDDAFECVITGYYGAGSRAERAASWSELTELKHAFSDYPWFLIGDFNETLSKADRSSGLLDKRGASEFQTFIDGCELVEYPMVNHRFTWFRGGSMSRLDRAFAHTQCLSHFSSLKLIRLDHGLSDHCPLIVGKEQVNWGWKPFKWLDCWLMAPSFQNTLKAFWQEIVHDIPGDFQVIKRISALRLKLGQWNKTVFGNQDWALQNIQSSIRLLEDQAESGKISDSDRHRLYELKGMQWKLCRYVESIWRQKARQSWFKLGDRNTRFFHISAKVRGCKNYIRQLTYNGKILSSPNEIKEGAKAYFSNIYSESLITRPTVGSADFMKLTENQAAWLESEVTIEEVQLAIFSSEGSKAPGPDGFNFNFYKKFWELMQHDLFTMVLEFFRRGYLPKGINTTYIALIPKVTGSSSFNDYRPISLLNGLYKIIAKILATRLKAVMQSVVSPSQSAFIAGRNILDSVLIANEMLDSMKSRSCQGFLLKLDFRKAFDTVSWSYLNDVMGYMNFGARWRKWIMACVSSARLSLKAYQFSSAGA; this is encoded by the exons ATGTCTCTTGAAAAACACACCATGACGGCGTCCTTACTAAACAAAccattcttctccttctttctccaCATCCTGTTTTTGCTCCTTCACATATTCagcttttcttccttctttgcttTAGCTACACACACTCCCTccacaatttcaccatttggTAATAATAACACAGAAGCTGAGGCTCTTCTCAAGTGGAAAGCCAGTCTTGACAACCAGAGCCaatctctcctttcttcttgGGTCGGCATCAGCCCATGCATTAACTGGATTGGAATCACCTGTGACAATTCTGGAAGCGTCACCAACTTGACACTTGAAAGTTTTGGTTTGAGAGGTACGCTTTATGATTTAAACTTCTCATCCTTCCCCAATCTTTTTTGGCTTGACCTTGGTGATAATTCTCTTTCTGGAACCATTCCACatgaaattggaaaattaagaaaCTTATCTTTCCTAGCTCTTTCTATTAACAAACTCTCTGGTcccatcccttcttctattggaaaCTTGACAAGCCTATCCAAACTCTATCTTTGGAttaacaaactctctggttccATCCCTTTTTCTATTGGAAACATGACCATGCTCACTGTTTTAGcactatatcaaaataatctcacTGGTtccatcccttcttctattggaaaCTTAACAAGCCTATCCGAACTCTATCTTTGGAgtaacaaactctctggttccATTCCTCAAGAAATTGGGTTGCTAGAGTCTCTCAATAAACTTGACTTGTCAAATAATACTTTAACTAGTAGAATCCCTTATTCCattggaaaattaagaaatttatcttccctttaccttttgaaAAACCAACTCTCTGGTTCCATCCCTTTTTCTATTAGAAACATGACCATGCTTATTGTTTTAGACCTATCTCAAAATAACCTCACTGGGATCATCCCTTCTTTTATTGGAAACTTGACAATGCTCACTGCACTTAATCtatatcataataatttatCTGGATGTGTTCCTTCAGAAATAGGACAACTTAAATCGCTTGAGATCTTGCAATTACTTGACAACAAATTTCACGGCCCTTTGCCCTCAGAGATGAACAATCTCAcccatttgaattttttgactTTGGGTATCAACGAATTCACGGGTCATTTGCCACTAGATTTATGCCATGGAGGAGTATTGGAACACTTTATCGCTGCCTACAACTACTTCTCAGGTTCAATCTCGAAAAGCTTGAAAAACTGTACTCGTTTATACCGAGTAAGACTTGATTGGAATCAATTAACAGGAAATATTTCTGAGGTTTTCGGTGTCTATCCACATCTGGATTATATTGATTTGagttacaataatttttatggtgAGCTTTCTTCCAAATGGGGAGATTGTCGTAACATGACAAGcctaaaaatctcaaacaataaTGTTTCTGGTGAGATACCACCAGAGCTTGGGAAGGCTACTCAATTGCACTTGATAGATCTGTCATCAAATCACTTAAAAGGAGCCATCCCAAAAGATTTAGGGGGTTTGAAGTTGTTGTACGAGCTTCTCCTTAACAACAACCATCTTTCAGGTGTCATTCCCTTAGATATTAAGATGCTTTCCAATCTTCAAATCCTTAATTTAGCATCTAATAATCTGAGTGGATTGATTCCAAAACAACTTGGGGAATGCTCGAATTTATTGTTGTTGAACCTCAGCGGTAATAAATTTAGAGAAAGCATTCCAAGTGGGATAGGCTTTCTACTTTCTCTTCGAGATCTTGATCTTAGCTGCAATTTCCTGACTCGAGAGATACCGAGGCAACTTGGGCAACTGCAAATGTTGGAAACTCTGAATGTCTCTCACAACATGCTTTGTGGACGGATTCCGAGCACTTTAATGTTAtt CATAGAGGCTCAGGGTAGATCTGGTGGGTTGTTAGCCATGTGGGATGAGGAACTTTTCAGGGTGGATTCAATAGAATATGCTGGGAGCTGGATTAGCTTATTTGGCTCATTTGTTGATGATGCTTTTGAGTGCGTGATTACTGGGTATTATGGAGCTGGCTCTAGAGCTGAAAGAGCAGCCTCCTGGTCAGAACTTACTGAACTTAAACATGCATTTTCAGACTACCCTTGGTTTTTAATAGGTGACTTTAATGAGACCTTATCCAAGGCAGATAGAAGTAGTGGTCTGCTAGACAAGAGAGGGGCTTCAGAATTCCAAACTTTTATTGATGGTTGTGAATTGGTAGAATACCCGATGGTGAATCATCGTTTTACCTGGTTTAGAGGTGGTTCTATGAGTAGGCTTGATAGAGCCTTTGCTCACACACAATGCCTATCTCACTTTAGTTCATTGAAGCTGATTAGACTGGATCATGGTCTCTCGGATCATTGCCCCCTGATTGTTGGTAAGGAACAAGTTAACTGGGGATGGAAGCCATTCAAATGGTTAGATTGTTGGCTCATGGCCCCATCTTTCCAAAACACTCTAAAGGCCTTCTGGCAGGAAATTGTGCATGATATCCCTGGTGACTTTCAGGTGATCAAACGAATTAGTGCTCTACGACTGAAGCTAGGCCAGTGGAATAAAACTGTGTTTGGGAATCAAGACTGGGCTCTACAAAATATCCAGTCTTCTATTCGGCTCCTTGAGGATCAGGCTGAAAGTGGCAAGATTTCTGACTCAGATCGACACAGGCTATATGAGCTAAAAGGAATGCAATGGAAACTCTGTAGATATGTTGAATCCATATGGAGACAAAAGGCAAGACAGTCTTGGTTCAAGCTGGGGGACAGAAACACTCGGTTCTTTCACATTTCAGCAAAAGTTAGGGGTTGCAAAAACTATATTCGTCAGCTCACATACAACGGGAAGATTCTCTCCAGTCCAAATGAAATCAAAGAAGGAGCCAAAGCATATTTCTCAAACATCTACTCTGAATCTTTGATTACAAGACCCACGGTGGGCAGTGCAGACTTTATGAAGCTCACTGAAAACCAAGCCGCCTGGCTTGAAAGTGAGGTTACTATAGAAGAGGTGCAGCTGGCCATATTCAGTAGTGAAGGCTCTAAAGCCCCAGGTCCTGATGGgttcaacttcaatttttataagaaattctGGGAGCTAATGCAACATGACTTGTTTACAATGGTTCTTGAATTCTTCAGGAGAGGCTACCTTCCTAAAGGTATTAACACTACTTATATTGCTTTAATTCCAAAAGTTACCGGCAGCTCCTCTTTTAATGACTATAGACCTATTAGTTTATTAAATGggctatataaaattattgctaAGATTCTCGCCACTAGACTAAAAGCAGTTATGCAGAGTGTGGTTAGTCCCTCCCAGTCAGCTTTCATTGCTGGCAGAAATATTCTGGACTCAGTCCTTATTGCTAATGAAATGCTGGATTCCATGAAATCTCGAAGCTGTCAAGGGTTCCTTCTCAAACTTGATTTCAGAAAAGCTTTTGATACTGTGTCTTGGTCCTATCTTAATGATGTTATGGGTTACATGAATTTTGGTGCTCGTTGGAGGAAATGGATTATGGCTTGTGTCTCGTCTGCAAGACTATCT CTGAAGGCATATCAGTTCTCATCAGCAGGAGCCTGA